A region of Salvia splendens isolate huo1 chromosome 17, SspV2, whole genome shotgun sequence DNA encodes the following proteins:
- the LOC121774244 gene encoding uncharacterized protein LOC121774244 codes for MSESENSFFKNYTKPPANLVQFINFFNCVVGDQRNVNSRLNYLDYSTIPDLSTQLPIEKHASTIYTDSIFKHVQQEISTVCESVSITVEDNIKMHKVKDQYGRTWDVKYDCKQDTFDCGCKKFSRIDLDEKQKVKKKLFSNFYRLVQKSEESMDHLSLLCAGLDDLEEQIFGNCAIPSVIEKKKMVEEFYGMAVPDVIDVHPPGVVRTKGSASDRVSTR; via the exons ATGTCTGAATCAGAGAATAGCTTTTTTAAAAACTACACAAAGCCTCCTGCAAATCTTGTACAGTTCATCAATTTCTTTAACTGTGTTGTGGGAGATCAAAGGAATGTTAATTCACGattgaactacttggattacTCAACTATTCCTGATTTGTCAACCCAATTGCCTATTGAGAAGCATGCATCTACAATCTACACTGATTCTATTTTCAAGCATGTACAACAGGAAATAAGTACGGTATGTGAGAGTGTTTCAATAACTGTTGAGGATAACATCAAGATGCATAAGGTCAAGGACCAATATGGTAGAACATGGGATGTTAAGTATGATTGTAAGCAAGACACATTCGACTGTGGTTGTAAGAAGTTTTCCAGAATTG ATTTGGATGAAAAGCAGAAAGTTAAGAAAAAGTTGTTCTCCAACTTTTATCGATTAGTCCAAAAGTCTGAGGAAAGTATGGATCatttgtctttgttatgtgctgGTCTTGATGATTTGGAAGAGCAAATATTTGGAAATTGTGCAATACCTTCAgttattgaaaagaaaaagatggttgAGGAATTTTATGGAATGGCAGTACCTGATGTAATTGATGTACATCCTCCGGGTGTTGTTAGAACCAAAGGATCAGCTAGT